Proteins encoded within one genomic window of Spiroplasma sabaudiense Ar-1343:
- a CDS encoding ABC transporter ATP-binding protein/permease gives MKKQMINNINNNELLEPIIELKNVSKNYKNKIILESINLKIYPNDRIGIIGSNGAGKSTISEIIGGIKTISSGTIVKKSDLVLGFQFQTTAYPVGITVLDMVKYYLEVFDIPMTASNLDEILKRYQIYKFKNRTLERLSGGQQQLVNILLSLIHNPDFVILDEISTGLDIEVRSEIFKIIEENIIEKNKGMLLVTHQMKEIENLCNKYIYIDEGNIKESGLVSDLIEKYGSVEEYTMQKILVSKSQIDTRKNVCTKNNKNRFNKIINSEAKKGKTIPLVKLILKYYYKGVAVPFFLFAFPIILMFLEGFAFKEIYGDVNSAAAALIIKQLTVSVATVSIIIVGISVLPQTLIEFRNSGLMKRIGSTNTRAVNFMVTTILICILFMITTFLWTMLWSGIMFGWEFGWNQILAPINIGEAIGYLVVVILASTTFGIMIASLFKSTSPTAYITISNIIFIPIAFLSGSFIPISLIEKSEILNVFSYFNPFKYSITPLNSSWIGEHKLDLKNSLFLLTSLVLVGIYGFVGFRKMNWDR, from the coding sequence ATGAAAAAACAAATGATAAATAACATTAACAACAATGAATTGCTAGAACCAATCATTGAGTTAAAAAATGTAAGTAAAAATTATAAAAACAAAATAATTCTTGAATCAATAAATTTAAAAATTTATCCAAATGATCGAATTGGGATTATTGGATCCAACGGAGCTGGTAAAAGCACAATAAGCGAAATTATTGGTGGCATTAAAACTATTTCATCAGGAACAATTGTTAAAAAAAGTGACTTAGTTTTGGGGTTTCAATTTCAGACTACTGCATATCCTGTGGGAATTACCGTTCTTGATATGGTTAAATATTATTTAGAAGTTTTTGATATTCCAATGACTGCAAGCAATCTTGACGAAATTTTAAAAAGATATCAAATTTATAAATTTAAAAATCGTACATTAGAACGTTTAAGCGGAGGTCAACAACAACTTGTCAACATACTTTTGAGTTTAATACATAATCCTGATTTTGTAATTTTGGATGAAATTTCTACAGGGCTAGATATCGAGGTTCGAAGCGAAATCTTCAAAATAATCGAAGAAAATATAATTGAGAAAAACAAAGGGATGCTTCTGGTAACTCATCAAATGAAAGAAATTGAGAATTTATGTAATAAGTATATTTATATAGATGAAGGTAATATTAAAGAATCAGGCTTAGTCAGCGACCTAATAGAAAAATACGGTTCTGTTGAAGAATACACAATGCAAAAAATCCTAGTTTCAAAATCTCAAATAGATACCAGAAAAAATGTTTGTACAAAAAATAATAAAAATCGATTTAATAAAATTATAAATAGCGAAGCCAAAAAAGGTAAAACCATTCCTTTGGTAAAATTAATTTTAAAATATTACTATAAAGGAGTTGCTGTGCCATTTTTCTTATTTGCCTTTCCAATAATTTTAATGTTTTTAGAAGGCTTTGCATTTAAGGAAATATATGGTGATGTAAATAGCGCAGCTGCGGCACTAATAATAAAACAACTAACTGTTTCTGTGGCAACAGTATCGATAATTATTGTTGGAATATCTGTATTACCTCAAACTTTAATTGAATTTAGAAATAGTGGACTAATGAAGAGAATTGGTTCAACAAATACTAGAGCAGTTAACTTTATGGTAACAACAATTTTAATCTGTATTTTATTTATGATTACCACATTTTTATGAACTATGCTTTGAAGTGGAATTATGTTCGGCTGAGAATTTGGCTGAAATCAAATTTTGGCACCAATTAATATTGGAGAGGCGATTGGTTACTTAGTGGTTGTGATTTTGGCATCAACAACTTTTGGAATCATGATTGCAAGTCTATTTAAATCAACTTCTCCAACTGCCTATATTACAATCTCAAATATAATTTTCATTCCAATTGCCTTTTTAAGTGGGTCGTTTATTCCAATCAGTTTAATTGAAAAAAGCGAAATATTGAATGTGTTTTCATATTTTAACCCCTTTAAATACAGCATTACTCCATTGAATAGTTCTTGAATTGGGGAACACAAATTAGATTTAAAAAATTCGTTATTTTTATTGACATCTCTAGTTTTGGTTGGAATTTACGGATTTGTGGGATTTAGAAAAATGAATTGAGATCGATAA
- the potA gene encoding spermidine/putrescine ABC transporter ATP-binding protein, whose translation MEKNSILQIRNITKDYDGKVVLKGISLNIHEGEFITLLGPSGCGKTTTLNIIGGFEKPNSGEILFENKNLLALPINKRQMNTIFQGYALFPHLDVFDNVAYGLRNKKTKPDIIEKEVMQHLKQVGLLGNENKRVGELSGGQKQRVAIARALVMKPKILLLDEPMSALDVHLKKIMQKELKRLQEEVGITFILVTHDQEEALTLSDRVVVMNQGMIQQVGTPEDIYNEPENKWVAKFIGISNIIEDGIFIRDGKVKIDGQEFSCQDKGFGENDENIDIVIRPEDVDIQTAGKGFFQGIIKNVIFKGVYYEAIVETEFREWLIHTTDLVEEGANVGIRWNVEDIHVMWKEIDN comes from the coding sequence ATGGAAAAAAATAGTATTCTTCAAATCCGAAATATAACCAAAGACTACGATGGTAAGGTTGTTTTAAAAGGAATTAGTTTAAATATTCACGAAGGTGAATTTATAACACTTTTAGGACCTAGTGGTTGTGGTAAGACTACAACTTTAAATATTATTGGTGGATTTGAAAAACCCAATTCAGGGGAAATTTTGTTTGAAAACAAAAATCTTTTAGCATTGCCAATTAATAAACGTCAGATGAACACAATTTTTCAGGGGTATGCACTGTTTCCGCACCTTGATGTTTTTGATAATGTGGCTTATGGATTACGTAATAAGAAAACCAAACCAGATATTATTGAAAAAGAAGTTATGCAGCACTTAAAACAAGTGGGCTTACTAGGAAATGAAAATAAACGAGTTGGGGAATTATCTGGAGGGCAAAAACAAAGGGTTGCAATCGCCAGAGCTCTTGTAATGAAACCAAAAATTTTGCTTTTAGATGAGCCAATGTCAGCCTTAGATGTTCATTTGAAAAAAATTATGCAAAAAGAGTTGAAAAGACTTCAAGAGGAAGTTGGAATTACTTTTATTTTAGTAACCCACGATCAAGAAGAAGCACTAACTTTAAGCGATCGTGTTGTAGTAATGAATCAGGGAATGATACAACAAGTTGGAACTCCAGAAGATATTTATAATGAACCAGAAAATAAATGAGTTGCTAAATTTATTGGAATAAGCAACATTATTGAAGATGGTATTTTTATAAGAGATGGCAAAGTCAAGATTGACGGCCAAGAGTTTAGTTGTCAGGATAAAGGTTTTGGAGAAAATGACGAAAACATTGATATTGTAATAAGACCAGAAGATGTTGATATCCAGACTGCGGGAAAAGGATTTTTCCAAGGGATAATAAAAAACGTTATTTTTAAGGGAGTTTATTATGAAGCAATTGTTGAGACTGAATTTAGAGAATGATTAATTCATACAACAGACTTGGTGGAAGAGGGAGCGAATGTGGGAATTCGCTGAAATGTTGAAGATATTCATGTTATGTGAAAAGAAATTGATAACTAA
- the potB gene encoding spermidine/putrescine ABC transporter permease — translation MDALKDKKIIEDNSTKENIFEEIEAVHEELNNPDEPKSSKPPGLFYKLKNSKFVSRASQKTWPILLPFIIVMIFLIILPLIGIVVYSIIQPTNNSLVFKLSLENFVKLFSDSNIMIAMLLSIAYALVAAFCCVIIGYPIAYIMAQLKSKILAKNVWVLVTMPIWISMLLKVLGLQTLFYVLAPTALGTPIAIIIGMVYMFLPFCITPIYNSLESSDKSQLLAAKDLGASNSKAFFQFTLRQSMGGVLAGFSLVIIQAATSLIVIRYLGDGKINLIASIIESYFFKGSNFGYGAAISVVLAILIGLLMLVMKLISNKFEGGSTKKWKGSSRQAISQ, via the coding sequence ATGGATGCATTAAAAGATAAAAAAATAATCGAAGATAATTCTACAAAAGAAAATATTTTTGAAGAAATCGAAGCAGTTCATGAAGAATTAAATAACCCCGATGAGCCTAAATCATCTAAACCCCCAGGACTATTTTATAAACTAAAAAACTCCAAGTTTGTTTCAAGAGCAAGCCAAAAAACCTGACCAATTTTATTACCATTTATTATTGTAATGATATTTTTAATAATTCTACCCCTGATTGGAATTGTTGTATATTCAATTATTCAACCAACCAATAACAGTTTGGTTTTTAAATTAAGTTTGGAAAACTTTGTAAAGTTGTTTAGTGATTCAAATATTATGATTGCTATGCTTTTATCAATTGCTTATGCGCTAGTGGCGGCTTTTTGTTGTGTAATCATTGGTTATCCAATTGCCTACATTATGGCGCAATTAAAAAGTAAAATTTTAGCAAAAAATGTTTGAGTATTAGTAACAATGCCAATTTGAATAAGTATGCTTTTGAAGGTTTTGGGATTGCAAACACTATTTTATGTCTTAGCACCAACTGCTTTGGGAACCCCGATTGCAATTATTATCGGAATGGTTTATATGTTTTTACCATTCTGTATTACACCAATATATAATTCATTAGAAAGTTCAGATAAGAGCCAACTTTTAGCTGCCAAAGATTTAGGAGCAAGCAATTCTAAAGCATTCTTCCAATTTACCTTGAGACAATCAATGGGGGGAGTTTTAGCGGGATTTAGCTTAGTAATAATTCAAGCAGCAACATCTCTAATTGTTATCCGTTACCTTGGTGATGGAAAAATCAACCTGATTGCTTCAATTATTGAATCTTACTTCTTTAAAGGAAGTAACTTTGGTTATGGTGCGGCAATTTCTGTTGTTTTAGCGATTTTAATTGGTTTATTAATGTTAGTAATGAAATTAATTTCAAATAAATTTGAAGGGGGGTCAACCAAAAAATGAAAAGGTTCTTCAAGACAAGCTATTTCGCAATAA
- a CDS encoding TrkH family potassium uptake protein gives MFLLLEGQENGKFIKKNESDENPGLSLKEKRRRHKELKKERLEERRRKFKEEGQERKSFITKFKNWWPLSKVSGKILLIYFLTVLVGGLLLAIPGVILNSQFHWDFLTGIFTASSAFSDTGISISNAAADYSFWGQLLILIMIQIGGIGILTFKIVLLISLGKKVSINDQSVAQSERGSSQFSSTVEMIKDGFIFLTFVEIIGMVMLFFGFYFTPLTFENYNSIYKDNFSYQYVDVYHDFGGSLWAAIFHSISAVNNAGFDIISGSSLQPYNLSDNQGYLIQSVFLVQWVIGGLGYPTFHDIKQKIKARRTGQVVKWSLFTKLNFTVYLTLFLVGPLLVFLSELSQGKDSYILNYYNVTRDETFYDVILSYEYIDIGPKPVGQAFMDIFFNVTSSRNAGFTTVDINQFNAGSKLIMSVWMFIGSAPSSTAGGIRTTTFAIVILTIISIMRNRRSVVAFRKKIPEETVRRSLAVAFVGVMVIVGATAIIYIDSNKVLANRTNGDKTIIELITLICSAFGTVGLNPFTTGQMIGLGAFSKITLIFIMFIGQLGISNTLLAFIKPNNKKSYEFLEEEVVIG, from the coding sequence AAAAACGAATCAGATGAAAATCCAGGGCTCTCCCTTAAGGAAAAACGCCGCCGCCATAAAGAATTGAAGAAAGAACGTCTTGAAGAGCGCCGCCGAAAATTCAAAGAAGAAGGCCAAGAACGTAAGAGTTTCATAACTAAATTCAAAAATTGATGACCTTTAAGTAAAGTCTCGGGAAAAATTTTGCTAATCTATTTTTTGACAGTTTTAGTTGGGGGACTGCTTTTAGCTATCCCTGGAGTTATCTTAAATAGCCAATTTCATTGGGATTTTTTGACAGGAATATTTACAGCGAGTTCAGCATTTTCTGATACAGGGATTTCAATTTCCAATGCTGCTGCGGACTACTCATTTTGAGGACAATTGCTAATTTTAATAATGATTCAAATCGGGGGAATTGGAATCCTTACCTTTAAAATTGTACTATTAATTTCATTAGGTAAAAAAGTCTCAATAAACGATCAATCTGTGGCTCAAAGTGAGCGAGGCAGTTCACAATTTTCCAGTACAGTTGAAATGATTAAAGATGGTTTTATCTTTTTAACTTTTGTTGAAATTATCGGTATGGTGATGCTCTTTTTTGGGTTTTATTTTACACCCTTAACTTTTGAAAATTATAATTCAATCTATAAAGATAATTTCAGTTATCAGTATGTTGATGTTTATCATGACTTTGGAGGTTCGCTTTGAGCTGCTATATTCCATTCGATCAGTGCTGTTAATAATGCTGGTTTTGATATAATCTCTGGTTCTTCTTTGCAACCCTATAATCTTTCAGATAACCAAGGTTACTTAATTCAGTCTGTGTTTTTAGTTCAATGGGTCATTGGGGGGCTGGGGTACCCAACTTTCCACGATATTAAACAAAAAATTAAAGCCCGCCGTACTGGTCAAGTTGTAAAGTGATCGCTATTCACAAAACTAAATTTTACTGTTTATTTAACACTATTTTTAGTAGGGCCATTATTGGTTTTTTTATCAGAATTATCACAGGGAAAAGATAGCTACATTTTAAATTACTATAACGTCACAAGAGATGAAACGTTTTATGATGTAATCCTATCTTATGAATATATTGATATTGGTCCAAAACCGGTTGGCCAGGCATTTATGGATATTTTCTTTAACGTCACAAGTTCACGAAATGCCGGATTTACAACTGTTGATATTAACCAGTTTAATGCCGGATCAAAATTGATAATGTCGGTTTGAATGTTTATTGGATCAGCACCTTCTTCAACGGCAGGAGGAATTAGAACCACAACATTTGCAATTGTAATTTTAACGATCATTTCAATTATGCGAAATCGCCGCTCGGTTGTGGCCTTTCGTAAGAAAATTCCAGAAGAAACCGTTCGCCGAAGCCTAGCGGTCGCTTTTGTTGGGGTCATGGTTATTGTTGGGGCAACCGCAATTATATATATTGACAGTAATAAAGTTTTGGCTAATCGAACTAATGGAGACAAAACTATCATTGAACTTATTACACTAATTTGTTCAGCGTTTGGAACCGTGGGGTTAAACCCCTTTACAACTGGACAAATGATTGGATTGGGAGCTTTTTCAAAAATCACACTAATATTTATTATGTTCATTGGTCAATTGGGGATTTCCAATACTTTGTTAGCATTTATTAAACCAAATAATAAAAAAAGTTATGAATTTTTAGAAGAAGAAGTTGTAATTGGTTAG
- a CDS encoding bifunctional 5,10-methylenetetrahydrofolate dehydrogenase/5,10-methenyltetrahydrofolate cyclohydrolase: MKLLDGKALAAKRSAIIKAEISQYQSYRKPKLTVILVGNDSASEIYVQHKQRACEKVGIIFELVRFQEQCEPQSVLKEIESLNENPTVDGILIQLPLPQKWKQEDFLQAVIPSKDVDGFHYINQGKLYQGNEKFTPCTPQGIIELLSEYQINLVSKKVAVIGTSNIVGKPLVGMLINRGATVFACNKNTKNIAELTRIADIVISATGSQFLITKNMLKKDVIVVDVGIIRDPITNKLVGDVDFESVKDIVSFITPVPGGVGPMTVEILLENTLKAYKKTIKL; encoded by the coding sequence ATGAAATTATTAGACGGAAAAGCTTTGGCAGCAAAACGATCAGCAATAATTAAGGCAGAAATTAGCCAGTATCAAAGTTATCGCAAACCAAAACTAACGGTTATTTTAGTTGGCAATGATAGTGCAAGTGAAATTTATGTTCAACACAAACAGCGAGCTTGCGAAAAGGTGGGAATTATTTTTGAGCTAGTGAGATTCCAAGAACAGTGCGAACCACAATCAGTTCTAAAAGAAATTGAGTCTTTAAATGAAAACCCGACAGTTGACGGAATTTTAATTCAGTTACCTTTACCCCAAAAATGAAAACAAGAAGATTTCTTGCAAGCAGTAATTCCTAGTAAAGACGTTGATGGATTCCATTACATAAATCAAGGAAAATTATATCAAGGCAATGAAAAATTTACCCCCTGCACACCTCAGGGAATTATTGAACTGTTGAGTGAATATCAGATTAATTTAGTTTCAAAAAAAGTAGCAGTTATTGGAACTTCTAATATTGTTGGTAAACCTTTGGTGGGAATGTTAATTAATCGTGGGGCGACTGTTTTTGCTTGTAATAAAAATACTAAGAACATTGCAGAATTGACAAGGATTGCAGATATTGTTATTTCAGCAACAGGATCTCAATTTTTAATTACTAAAAATATGCTTAAAAAAGATGTTATAGTAGTAGATGTAGGCATAATAAGAGATCCTATAACTAACAAGCTTGTTGGAGATGTAGATTTTGAGTCTGTTAAAGATATCGTCTCATTTATCACTCCGGTACCTGGGGGAGTGGGTCCAATGACGGTTGAAATTCTTTTAGAAAATACTCTAAAAGCCTATAAAAAAACCATAAAATTATAA
- a CDS encoding alanine racemase, protein MKKVSYPLIEIDLEKIQKNIRALASKCESKNLDLVVVQKLLSGSKEMAEFLVENGIKTIADSRILNLTNFQHLKVQKMLLRLPMLSEIDEVARLCDIVLISEMKTILALNAAAQKAKRHIKLILMIETGDIREGLLDKDKIIAAALEINKCEFLTLEGLGTNFACYGATKPTVEKLQKLAALKNELEQITKKSIPVISGGSSTHLTIWDEKNIPSEINQIRVGSAILMGIGLNDEPISWLKNNTIKLKAEIIEIQDKPSASWGPRALDAFAREVNFQDRGIRKKAIIALGRQDCPSEELVPLDSKIEVLGGSSDHTILDLTDSPIDYQVGDIIEFYPTYLGNLCLTTSKYVSVVYKK, encoded by the coding sequence GTGAAAAAAGTGTCGTACCCTTTAATCGAAATTGATCTAGAAAAGATTCAAAAAAATATTCGAGCGCTCGCTAGCAAGTGCGAGTCAAAAAATTTGGATTTGGTTGTTGTGCAAAAACTATTATCTGGGAGCAAGGAAATGGCAGAATTTTTGGTTGAGAACGGTATTAAAACAATCGCTGACTCAAGAATATTAAATCTAACCAATTTTCAACACTTAAAAGTTCAAAAAATGCTATTAAGACTGCCAATGCTAAGTGAAATCGATGAAGTAGCAAGACTTTGTGATATTGTTTTAATTAGTGAAATGAAGACAATTTTGGCGCTAAATGCAGCAGCTCAAAAGGCAAAGCGCCACATTAAACTAATTCTAATGATTGAAACTGGGGATATTCGCGAAGGTTTACTGGATAAGGATAAAATTATTGCAGCGGCTTTAGAAATTAATAAATGTGAGTTTCTAACTTTGGAAGGATTGGGCACTAATTTCGCTTGCTATGGGGCAACAAAACCAACGGTTGAAAAATTGCAAAAACTGGCAGCTCTCAAAAATGAACTAGAGCAAATAACCAAAAAATCCATTCCTGTAATCAGTGGGGGAAGCTCAACTCATTTGACCATTTGGGACGAAAAAAATATCCCAAGCGAAATAAACCAAATTCGAGTAGGATCTGCAATTTTAATGGGCATCGGACTAAACGATGAACCAATTTCATGACTCAAGAATAACACTATAAAACTTAAAGCTGAGATAATTGAAATTCAAGATAAACCAAGCGCCTCTTGGGGACCAAGAGCTTTAGATGCTTTTGCCAGAGAAGTAAATTTTCAAGATAGGGGAATCCGCAAAAAAGCAATAATTGCTTTGGGTCGTCAAGACTGCCCAAGTGAAGAGTTGGTACCTCTTGATTCTAAAATTGAGGTTTTGGGAGGCAGCAGTGATCACACAATTTTAGATTTAACAGACAGTCCCATTGACTATCAAGTTGGAGACATTATTGAATTTTACCCGACTTATTTGGGAAACCTTTGTCTAACAACTAGCAAATATGTTAGCGTTGTGTATAAAAAATAA
- a CDS encoding MFS transporter, translating into MKRQGLYKQAKTWSIVNIVVCSSIMGIFLLLGFIFFSSTPTSTGLESIALTTTLLITGTMTFMPIMVCSIITVIIVNRELKSGREEKHTALAICSIIFSGIFGIISGILILVADSESSAQGYSNEDSANVPSWKNNENKSENSEIDKMED; encoded by the coding sequence TTGAAAAGACAAGGATTGTATAAACAAGCAAAAACATGAAGTATTGTAAATATCGTAGTTTGCTCATCAATTATGGGAATATTTTTATTATTAGGATTTATATTTTTTTCATCAACACCGACTTCAACCGGATTGGAGTCAATTGCACTAACCACCACACTTTTAATAACAGGTACAATGACTTTTATGCCAATAATGGTCTGCTCAATAATCACAGTTATTATTGTTAACAGAGAATTGAAATCAGGGAGAGAAGAAAAGCACACAGCCTTAGCGATTTGTTCTATTATTTTTTCTGGAATTTTTGGAATAATATCAGGGATTTTAATTCTAGTTGCCGACTCAGAATCATCAGCACAAGGATATTCAAATGAAGATTCGGCAAATGTTCCTAGTTGAAAAAATAATGAAAATAAATCTGAAAATTCTGAAATAGATAAAATGGAAGATTAA
- a CDS encoding glycoside hydrolase family 1 protein — MKIKFPENFLWGAATSGPQSEGSKDKPHLNVMDKWFQLHPEDFHNQVGPEITCNSYEKYPEDIELMQRINLNSFRTSIQWSRLIDDLETGTVNQKALKYYRDYFSRLKKANIKLMVNLYHFDMPWELQEVGGFANKHVVDLFALYAKRCFESFGDLVDMWSTMNEPIVPVEAQYLYKWWYPYISDYKLAAQVGYNTILAHAKAVKEFKILFANDSKKEITVVLNLTPSYSKDDKPENIKAAKLSDEFFNKSMLEAAVNGRFNQEFIDVLKADNVLPEFNKSELDIIANNRIDFLAVNYYQPRRIQGREKPYSGENMPDKHFENFDWAEKRINPHRGWEIHPETIYNIAMDIKNNYNNIKWFISENGMGVEGEEKFKNQDGVIQDDYRIDFIKEHLYWLHKAIQEGSNCFGYQMWTFIDCWSWANSFKNRYGFVSLDLKTQARTIKKSGTWISNCIINNEFEIEENLVNKN; from the coding sequence ATGAAAATAAAATTTCCAGAAAATTTTTTATGAGGTGCTGCAACTTCGGGTCCTCAATCTGAGGGGAGCAAAGATAAGCCACACTTAAATGTAATGGATAAATGATTTCAATTGCATCCAGAAGATTTTCACAATCAAGTTGGTCCAGAAATAACTTGCAATAGTTACGAAAAATATCCAGAGGATATTGAATTAATGCAAAGAATAAATTTAAACAGCTTTAGAACTTCAATTCAATGATCTAGACTTATCGATGATTTGGAGACTGGAACTGTAAACCAGAAAGCTCTGAAGTATTATCGTGACTACTTTAGTAGACTTAAAAAAGCAAATATTAAACTTATGGTAAATCTATACCACTTTGATATGCCTTGAGAACTACAAGAAGTTGGGGGATTTGCAAATAAACATGTTGTTGACTTATTTGCTCTATATGCAAAGCGATGTTTTGAATCTTTTGGAGATTTAGTAGATATGTGATCAACTATGAATGAACCGATTGTTCCTGTGGAAGCTCAATATTTATATAAATGATGATACCCATACATAAGCGATTATAAATTAGCTGCTCAGGTAGGTTATAATACTATCTTGGCTCATGCAAAAGCAGTTAAGGAATTTAAAATTTTATTTGCTAACGACTCTAAAAAGGAAATCACCGTTGTCTTAAACTTAACGCCAAGTTATTCAAAAGATGACAAACCCGAGAATATTAAAGCGGCAAAGCTAAGTGATGAGTTTTTCAATAAATCAATGTTAGAAGCGGCTGTTAACGGAAGATTTAATCAAGAATTTATTGATGTGTTAAAAGCAGACAATGTCTTGCCAGAATTTAATAAGTCAGAATTAGACATAATTGCTAATAATAGAATTGATTTTTTAGCAGTTAATTACTATCAGCCAAGAAGAATCCAGGGTCGCGAAAAACCGTACTCTGGAGAAAATATGCCAGACAAACATTTTGAAAATTTTGACTGAGCTGAAAAAAGGATTAACCCTCACCGTGGTTGAGAAATTCACCCAGAAACAATATATAATATTGCGATGGATATTAAAAATAATTATAACAACATCAAATGATTTATTTCCGAAAACGGAATGGGTGTTGAAGGTGAAGAAAAATTCAAGAACCAAGATGGTGTTATTCAAGATGACTATCGAATCGATTTTATAAAAGAACATCTCTATTGATTGCATAAAGCAATTCAAGAAGGAAGCAATTGTTTTGGTTACCAAATGTGAACTTTTATTGATTGTTGAAGTTGAGCCAACTCATTTAAAAACCGCTATGGTTTTGTTTCCCTTGATTTAAAAACTCAAGCTCGCACAATTAAAAAATCAGGAACTTGAATAAGCAATTGTATTATTAATAATGAATTTGAAATAGAGGAAAACTTAGTTAACAAAAACTAA